GTGTGAGCAACACTGTTGGTGCAATTTGCAAGCTATGTAGAGACTCCTCTGGAAATCTGCCCCTATACATTAaactgcctcttcttctgctcttACCCACAAATTTTTGTAGTGTTGTGGTTTGCCTCTCTTTATAGTTTCTCTAATTGTCCAAAATTTTTCTCCCTTAAGACTTTAAATTATGCTCATAAATGAAGTGCAAAAAGAGCATTGCCAGCTGTTAAAAAGCAATGACATGGTGCAAAAGGCACTGATTCTAAGCTTTATTGGATGTGTGGCTTATATTTTTATCTCTTATATGGAGAGCTAGTCGTAGAGATTTTCATTCTGCAGCAGCATAGCATCACACATATAATACTATATGAAAATCTAAACCAGAGGACCACAGGATTCCATAGATCCATagattttatggccagaagggaccaatgtgatcatctgtTCTAActccctgcataacacaggctagagaatttcatccagtgatttCTACATCAAACCTAACAACTGGAGGTTGAACAAGAAAACACAGCAGTATTACCAATCACAAGATATGGCTCCTAAGTAAAATCAGTGTTGTTTACCTCCAGCACTATTTCAGTTTTTCTGCCCCCAATTATGAATTGGGGTCACCTGGGGGGCTTGGTTAAAACATGATTGGTCATGTGAGTTAGCATTTCCCTGGAATATCCTGTtaccttcctcctctcctctgcagccTCCAGCCTCTTCTGCAGCTCCTCCAGGGACAGGTCCTTCTTCttaggaggagaagagaggactgGACTCTCAGGGGACAAGTCCGAAGGGGACTTCAGGATCACTTCAAAGCTCTGGCCAGATGCCCTTTTGTCCAGCTGTTTCACCTCCATGTCTATGAAAGAAGAACAGAAGCACTTGATGGACTATGGGACACTCATGAAAGGGCTAATTTGATAAAGGCACCTTGAAGAAGCCCTGAAGCTGTGATCACCCAGTGAAACGTGGTTGTGATGATACGCTTCTAAATGGGGTGTATTGTCATTTGAGTCTCTGCTGGAGGGTTTCAGAGAGGTGAGAATTTGAAGTCAATCATTAATTGCTGGTAAAAGGAACAATGACACTGTACAGCCTAGAAGTAGGAGCATCACTGTCAAATGTTACGGTGCAGAGCAACAGTAGGCAGTAGTGGTCAGAAAGTGAAGGGGATTCAGGGATTCAGCTGAACCTGCAGGGGGAATTTTGGGAGGCAGAATGGAATTACCCATGTTGGAATTCGGCCAGGACACCAGAATTAACTTCCCTGCTCTTATGAAAGAACCATGAGGCCTTTGGTGACCACAGGAGGTCAATACCTTGGTCTTACATTTTATCTGAAAGACCCAGCAGCAGCATCTTTCTGTCTGCTCATTCAGGGGCTTTTCACAGGAACTGCATAAAGAAATGTGTTGTGTAGCTAATGCAATTAATCTTACAGCCATAGAATAAGTACAGCCTAGCTGATGGCAGCCACAGAAAGGCCATACTGCTGATAAGATCAAGAATCATATCCCAGGATATGTAATGGTGCTGTTTGGTAATAGTCATACACTTTCTTTGTGGGTAAAGGTAGGTCACATGTTAATAAACTATTCTAAGGAAGTGGACCAAAATACCATGCTCCAGTAATACAGAAAACTTGGGTCAGGACATGAAAATGGTCTCTCCTCCAAATCAGGGTCCCAGCCTAATGTATTGAAGTCCTCCAAGGTTTACAGAAGCTGCCTGCAGATTGGATCTACAAGAGCTTCTTCGCATATGTCATTTACCTCCATACTGGTAGATGGTATTGGGGTGCGGCTGAGTGTGGAAACAGGAGCAGATCAGTGAGAGCAAGGACAGCTCCTTCATTTTCTCCTTGTAGGctgaaaagaaagaaacagcaaTGAGTGGAAAGGTCTACTGGCAATCTCATGGCTCTCTcggggaaggaagcagagggaTACACAGAGACCCATTTGGGGCTATTGGACTCTCTGTAGGCCTTTCCAAATAGCCAGATGCAAGCTGTACAAGCGTCTCCCACATCCACTGGTGGTACAGTAAGCTACACAGGGAGATGCCTTAAAGGTGTTTTACGGTCTCTGCAGGTCTGAATCACCCAGGAGGAATCTTGCCCCCAATTGCAAGAAAAGCAGCTTGGGAGCTGGTgaattccagcatttataaaTAACTACACAGTGAAGGCTGCTCAGATACCTCCCCTAAACAGTTCCAGACTCACTGATTAAgaatgacattttaaaagcacCACTGAAACATCGCCGATCAGTGCCTATAAATGGTACTTGACCTTTGGTGGGGCAAACCCTGCAGCCTGTAGAGAGGGTCCCCTCGATTTTATGATCCTGCATTTCTGATGTCAATCAGTAATTTACAATAAAAAGAAGAGATATGGCCAGGTTTGTGGGGAACCAAGGGAAATTTGGGTCCATGAAGCACTGCTGAGCACTGGACCCATGATGCATGTAAATGGCTTTTAATTATAGCTTGCAGGGTGAATGAAAGTGAACACAAACCTGGCTCTCGCTGTGTCCTGAAGCCACAGCCCAGGGACAGAGCTCTGGACTCAGGGCAACAGAGACTGAGTGATGCTAAGGGTTGCCTGGTTGGTAATTTGATGATGTAAAGAGGGTTGCCATAGGTTAACTGGGTAACATTGAGGACGAAACTCACCACATCTAGGGGTACTACTGTGCCTCTGACCTTCTAGCTCAGATATGCAGGATTGTCAATGACCCTAAGTTTTGCAAGATAAGAGTTGTCCACTAAACCCCCATTGTGCCACTCTCCATCTTTGTGGCAGGTCCACCTGTCACATGGGTCATGACAGTCCCAGGAAAAGGGACTCCTGCTGGAGGCACTGACCCACAAAAAAAGAACGCTGATTCAGCACATGGTGAAGCCAAGagcctgggagggtggcaggcgcatAGTGGAGATCCCTGCACCTCTGACTTTCCAGTGCGGCAGTATCTCTTCTGCAGCTGTTCCAGTCCTTTATCTCAGCAGTAGATTAGAGATGATTTAAATGGATCCTGTCATTATCCTAGGAACCCCGCCCCTTTCAGGGAAGGTTCCTACTGGTCTGCAATGATGGTGAAACCtgcctgtttctccctcctcacaacTGTCTGAGAGCGAGGTTGGGATACATGATCCTTTCTGGCTCAGCCGCAGGGCTGCTGCTAGCATGGGCTTCACTCGCCATTGCTGCGACAGAAGGTTGCAGCTGCAGCAGTCCCCAGTGGCAATGAACACACTAGGCTGCTGCCCTAATCAGAACAAAACATGCACAGTCTGCAGAGTCTGCTTTCCCAGCACAGCCGGCACCCACATTTTTTGAGTTTAACCCTTTCCTCCCTGTACAGAGATGAGCTCTTGGAGTGAACCAGATGAATCAATGCAAAATATAGCAAAAAATACTTAATACTTCTACGTGCCCTTTTCCCCAATTAGAGTTAATTAACCCTCACTGCACCATGGCCAGATGAGGAAGCACACCTCTAACTCGaaataacgtgacccaatataacaagaATTCGGATagaacgcggtaaagcagcgctctggggggggcagggctggacactccagcagatcaaatcaagttcgatataatgcggtctcacctataacacggtaagattttttggttcccaaggacagcattatattgaggtaaaggtatattatctccattttacagctggggaaatcgAAATATAGCACTTGCCTAAAGGTTTGACAGCAAGGCAGTGGCACGCTTCAGGGTAGAACCTGTGAATCTTGACccatagcccctcccctgcccactaGACTCCGCTGCTAATACAATGGTCAAATCATCAGGGGCATGGTGGGAAGAACATGTAGACCGATGGAGGCCCCACTCAGATGCAGACAAAGAACACTAGTTGTTGGGAGCCAGAAAGTACACAGCCTTCTGGGGTTGGATTTTATTAACAAAAAGGAGAATTATACAAACCCCAGGAGTGGCTGTTCCTAGGGTCCTGCCATCAGGACCAACGTGCTGCAGCCTCTGGTCTCCCCAGCAGTGGCCTACTCCCACCTTGCTTGTATGCAGGATACAAAGGAGCCACAATGACCTCAGTGAGTCAGCAGTGATGACTCTCTGTAGGGCTAACAGGGGAATGCTACTGCTGAAGTACACTTCAGGCCTCTACAAAGTACCAAGTTCCCTTCACTCTACTGAGTCAGCTATGTAACCTTGCAGGGTAGGAAGAGGCTCATTAGAGATTTGTCTGGGAGAGGTTTTAGAGGAGCTCCAGCACTAAGGCACTCATTTTCTAACCCTGTCACACTGTTTACCATGTCCCCTCATGGACACCTCACTTCCCAGTCTCCCACCTTGATCCCTCGTCTTCCCCCTGGCAACAAGTGTTTGGAAAGGTGACAGGTACAGGACTGTACTAAGGACATAAGAGGAACATACTCGCACCTCACTGCCATGTGGTTCTTTTGTACTTGTGTTGTTTACTTCCTTTCCCTGGCTGTAGCTCTGCCTTTGCTACCCCACAGGCCCCACTGCTCAGATTTCTCCCAGTCACTTTACAAGCCCTTCCAGGTCTAATACCAAAGACAAGGCTGATCATGTTTAAATTTACCCCAGAAAAGACCAGCTTGCTGCAGCAGTGCAaggtgcagagaggggcaggTAGTGGTTGTTTTAATTTAGCTCATCAAAAAAGCTTTTGGAAATCCTATGAGACCCCTATACTGGGCAAGAGCCAGCAGCAAGCATCACTGCTGGTGACTGATAGATGCTTCACCAGTATGACAGAGGCAGCTTTGAGAACCACCCAAGAGTGCTTCATGGGGCACTAGTAAGCTCAGAACCACCGAGCTGAGGAGCTGTTCTATTTCCTACAGGCTGTGCAACTGTAACAGCACATGGCTAGCAGGTGACACCAGGAGAAAGACAGTACGTGcctgaaagaaaaatatatatagggGGTAAGTTCTTATTTCAACCTGCCCTTTCCTGCACAGAAAGCTTGTTCTTTCAAGGTACATCTTGTCCTTCTGGTCAGTCTGGGCCCTCTGTACCTGGGGAGAACAGAGGATTTGGGCTGTTCTCCATGGACATTTTGGATTTTCTGTCCCCTGAAGATGCAGGCATAGTGTCTTGTTGCTTTAATGTGCAGGCTTAGCATGCTCCTCCTGAAACTAGGactgggaagaaattttcccctgAGCATTTTAGCAGGGatcttttcctcttttttctgGCAAATTGAGCAAGGATCTTCCAGGAGGATCAAGTGTGTCATTCTCTTCTGACTGCAGGGGGACCAGGCACTGTTAAATCTTTGGCCTTTCCCATCTCGTCCTTTCGGAGAAAGTATACCTCACCCTTTCTGGCAGACTGAGCAAGGATTTTACATGGGGATTAGGAAAGGTGGGTCAGTTTCTTGTGATTTCAAGCATCTGGCTAGACACTGAGACCTGTGGACTTTTGCTGGCAGATGCGACCGTGTAATTTGGACATACATGTTTGAATATTCTATTGAAAGTAAGTAGGTTTCAAACCATTTCAGGGCATACTGTTTCAGCAGCCATTCAGTGTCACACTATTGCCATGGTGTGGCTGTTGTACCTTAGTGCTGCCAATGAACCCAAAAGGAGCACCCACTTGGCTATGGTAAAAGAATTTATCATTGTAACAGAAACAAACCAGACCATGAGGCCTTTACTTCCACATCTACCTCAGGAGCTGTGTGTGATAGAGAGGAATTAACAGAGAGCCCTGGTGCATTGCACACTGATTCCACTGGCTGGTAACTCTCATTTTCTTGTGTTTGGTTATCTAAACTTTACTCTGTCTCCACAGAGCCAGTTTCCTGGTCTCCCTTCAGACTCTTGCAAGATACAGCTTCTTCTTTTCAGCAGTTCTAACCCAGTGTTCACCAGCTGCACCCATTCCATTTGGTGCTTTCCTTCCCTTACTCCCTTCTGCAAATTGGCCCTTTCTGTCAATTACAATGAAAAGGAGCAAGAGGACAAAAGAACATTGGTTAGtcgagctgctgccagcagcctaATGAGCTGGGAATGCCCTGTGTGAACATCTCCTGGCACTTGAGACTCTGCAGCTCCATCCCGGCGCCAGCTACCAGAGGCAATTAACAGAATCCAGACGcacaggtcaggggaggggagcaggaggctcTTAGCTTTGGAGGGCTCagcaagtgtgtatgtgtgtgtgggggagccaCTGGGGAAAAATCGGAGGAGCTATGACCTGTGGTTTGTCTCTTGCTACTCAACAAAGAACAAGTCAAGCTCTTCTGCTGGAATAATATCTTGGAGCAAAGCAGTGTGGAGAAAACAATGGGATTATAAAGGGGAAGTGGTGGAAATCCCTCTGCTCCTAGAGGCATTTTCTCCTTGCTATATGGGTACCAAATCAATATGCTCTAAGGCTGTATCTATACAATGCACTAGGGGGCGTGATTCCCAGCTCGCATACACATACTTGTACTAGCCTGATGAGGCCTGGCGCCTGTATCAGTCATGGTGTAGCTGTGGTAGCGTGGGCAGTGGCAGGTTAGCTGTGCTGGGCAGAAGCCCGCCTTGGCTAAGCCATGCTGCTGCTACTCATGCCACTGCGGCTACACTGCTATGTATACTTGCAGTATGTCTCATCGAGCTGCCCTGAGTATGTGTATGcgggctgggaatcacaccccagcATAGATCTAGCCTTGTTATTACTCAAATCTGCCTGTTGGAGGAGGCAAAAGAGCTTAGTGG
This portion of the Gopherus evgoodei ecotype Sinaloan lineage chromosome 14, rGopEvg1_v1.p, whole genome shotgun sequence genome encodes:
- the STMN3 gene encoding stathmin-3, which gives rise to MASTVSAYKEKMKELSLLSLICSCFHTQPHPNTIYQYGDMEVKQLDKRASGQSFEVILKSPSDLSPESPVLSSPPKKKDLSLEELQKRLEAAEERRKTQEAQVLKQLAEKREHEREVLHKALEENNNFSRLAEEKLNYKMELSKEIREAHLAALRERLREKELHAAEVRRNKEQREEISG